In Limosilactobacillus sp. WILCCON 0051, a single window of DNA contains:
- a CDS encoding HAD hydrolase-like protein, producing MKGAIFNVNNLIVDTNQQQFDAWRELAMYEYGLGLPGKLAPQLKNLSAAAALPIVLNQLHQPADEAGQTALLAEQEQMYQKALDSLDESSVMPGIERLLINLDDHYVNMGVVDNGGHAELILKQLQIADYFTAIIPNEGDPYSAFAQQLSAAPSECIALATTPADIDAINQAHLISIGVGDAEMLSAADYQVAQTGDLRYPMLRKVWEDHHENK from the coding sequence ATGAAGGGTGCAATTTTTAACGTCAACAATCTAATCGTCGACACAAATCAGCAGCAGTTTGACGCCTGGCGCGAACTGGCAATGTATGAGTATGGACTGGGACTGCCAGGCAAACTGGCCCCGCAGCTCAAAAATCTCAGCGCTGCTGCTGCCCTGCCAATCGTTTTGAACCAGCTGCACCAACCGGCCGATGAAGCTGGACAGACTGCCTTGCTGGCTGAACAAGAACAAATGTATCAAAAAGCGTTGGACTCGCTGGATGAATCTTCAGTAATGCCTGGGATCGAACGTCTTTTAATCAACCTGGACGATCACTACGTCAACATGGGCGTCGTCGATAACGGTGGTCATGCCGAACTCATTTTAAAACAGCTGCAGATTGCCGACTACTTTACTGCCATCATCCCTAATGAAGGCGATCCCTACTCTGCCTTTGCTCAACAGCTATCGGCAGCGCCAAGTGAGTGCATTGCTTTGGCTACCACTCCAGCCGATATCGATGCTATCAATCAGGCTCACCTGATCTCAATTGGCGTTGGTGACGCAGAAATGCTGAGCGCTGCCGATTATCAGGTTGCTCAAACCGGCGATCTGCGGTACCCGATGCTGCGCAAGGTTTGGGAAGATCACCACGAAAACAAGTAG